The region AGGTGGTTCCCGGCCAGGTTGAGCTCCTGCAAGTTGGGGGAGGAGTTGTTGAGAGAGGCGAAAAAGGGTGCGAGGTTGGTGTTTCCGTGGTGGCTGGAGAAATGGTTGTATGATAAGTAGAGGTATTTCAAATGTGGCATTCTGCTTAAGATTGTGGTGGGAAGCTCTCCCTCAAAGTGGTTGGACTCCAAGTCGAGCCACTCGAGTTTCGTTGAGTTTGATAGCGATGGGGGGATTTCTCCGACTAGGCCATTCGACCAAAGTAGAAGATACTTGAGTTCAGAGAGCGCGCATTGAGGGAGTTCCCCGTTGAGGGAGTTGTTGGAGAGGTCAAGGTATTGTAGCGAAGACGAGGCGTTGCAGAAGAGTGAAGCAGGGATTTCACCATCTAGTTTGTTGCTGCCGAGATTGAGGTAAACTAGTTGGTTTAGTGATCCCACTTGGGAAGGGATGTTTCCTTGGAGGGAATTGGATGAGAGGCTGAGCTCTTTGAGGCGGTCGAGGAAGCCTATTTCGGGCGGGATCTGCCCACGGAGGAAGTTGCCGGAGAGGTCTAGGATCTCGAGCTGGGAGAGGACAAAGAGGGCCGGGGAGATGGTGCCCCGAAGAGACTTGTGGCTTAGGTTGAGCTCCACAACTCTGTTTTTGGTCATGTCGCACCCGACCCCCGACCATTCGCAGAGGGGTAGGTCGGAGGCATTCCAATTTGCTAGGGCATGTCCGGGGTCGCTGGTGATCCCGGACATGAAGGAGAGGAGGGGGACGCGCTCATTTAATACTCGAGCATCGTTCGCCGAGTGTAACATGTACAAGACTATGGCTGAGAAGAGAATAGAGAGTTTGGAGAAATCCATGGTAATTAAGATAGGTTTGGATATGGAGGGATTGGTGAAGAGAGAATGTGGCAAGAAATCACGCATCTCAGAGTGTTATAAGGTGGTGTGACAAATGGTTGAGATGTCCAATGCCAAGAAGCAAAGGCCtattgtaatattttatttattatttaaacttAGATTGATGCCTAACTGCCGTTGAAGGGTGAATGAGTGAGTATGTTTTGGTTGACAATTGAGAATTGAACACGTGGGAACTGAAGCGTTAAACGAGTTTGGGTGGTTTACATGTCATTAGGCCtgattagtggagaatgagttgtTAGATTTGGAGATAAACTAGGTTTTAATCACGCTTAGTCGGGTTTTAGGATAGGATGATGTGGGAAAGCTTTCACTTCTTCATATCTATGTAGATGTAATTTGGTAATTAAATGAATTGACCTGTTTTGCTAGCTGCTCGAGTTAACCATTTCCTTTTGGCAATAAATGAATTGGTCCTAGAATTTTATTTGCAAATGTAGTTTTTATGGTTCCCGCTATGCTATCTCTTTTATATACTATCactacttaaaaataaaaatgttttaagtggtgagttttaatacaaaataggTAAAAGTATAGATAAAGAAAATGAttgaatattattaataaagaataaattttattttattaaagagaACGTTTTTCTTAAATAgaaaatttctaattttaagcTACAAGACCAAAATATAAATAGCTGTTAAAGAATTTTCATTAAAACGTGGGATGAATTTTTTCGAATGAGTGGTTTAGTCATAGGAACACAATCCAATGGTGGCCCTATGTATGAGATTCGCCAAGTTTATTTGTGCCTTTTATAATCTTTTCAATTAGACTTAAAGACAATGAATTAGCATactaatcaaattaattaaactagacGAAACTAGTACATATTGCCCTACACTAATgtccaaataaaaaatactcctgcagtctcacaagaatatgcactatttcctttttactcCGTCTCACACACTTCCGaatttggaaactcttttctctctaatgaggtgggctCATTTCCCACtatcaatactttaattactttttatctctatctctctcttactgtactaattttgcattaaacaTGTGTAGAACCCAAAGTGCATGTTctttgggacagagggagtatatattaaaatgaaaatacaaCATGTCAACATACACTTGAACGGTTGAACCCAAACTATGCATTTTTCGTTTATTCGGAATATAAAAGTGTACTCCGTATTTATCAACGCCGACAGAAGTAAACCCAATACTTTAAAATTGTTTACAAAAACAAATGGGCTAAAGCATTGAGATTGAGGCATGTGTTGGAAAATTAAAATTGAGTAACAATATGTCAATATAGAAAGGCAAGTTGACACCTTAATACTAATCAAAATGACTACTTGATGATTGCAAAGATTTCATcaccaaaaacaaaattattctTGTGGGTTTCGGCCAAGTTATAGACTATGCGCAGTAGAATTTGACCTCAACAagcatatatttatattctaaatatttgtgtGTCAAGTCAATTAACTATTCCCGTgcttaactaattaattaagtttatagttttgataatattaataataatattatataggGCGTCGCGGCTAACCTCCGCTgctttttcttcacatttttcatAGTTTTGAGTTTGCTTGACAATGTAGAAATCAAATATCCATACACAAATCAAATGATAACTTTATGGTttgacacatattttaatgcataattggaaaagtaagagagaaaccgaaagaaattttttttgaagtattattagtggagaaatAGTCTCACCTAGAAAGGAGTTTCccaattagaaagttcatactttttagaGACAtgactaaaaaaggaaatagttcatacttttcatggatgaagggagtataatttaaagaTATAATAATTGGAAAataatttcataacttcaatttgaaaatattattgtATACAATGTCATTCTTTATACGTACAAGTTTTCGTGATTTTAGcaatgtcaacataatatattaaacatataaatCTAATGACATGAGTATGTCAAGTTCTCGAAACCTGGGACCATTGGCCTCAGGCATTAACCAATCTACCGCTTGGACCACTCACAcacacagaataataaactgtgagtatgtcaacacaattatactattaaaattgtactatgaattttattgatattttatgatATATATGTTGACAATCAATTGATtatcgaaaaatatgaaaatttaaataaatatcaaattttatattGTTAGAAACTGttaaattacatttaatttgacatatgttttgtaaaaaaaatatttaaatcgaGATAATTATATGGATTTAAAGTTTcgagatattttttaaagtaaGATAAtggttagttataactaatgcTCCCTCCATCCACCAATAATAGTTCCAAAATGTTATTTTCGCCCGTCCATCTGCGAACAATTATCCCATTTGTTTTTTACCACTTTCAGTATTGGATCACATTTAACTATAGAAGTATAAAAGTAGAatccacattctactaatttttttcattcactttccattacatttcttaaaacccgtatcAAATCAAACTGGGACTATTATTGGCCGACGGAATAAGTAAAATTCAGTTTCCAATAATATCTCAACTGAGTACTAACATTGTTTACAAACCAGGTTGACATCACATAAGATTTAATCTTAGCCGCCTAATTTGAGACCTGACGGACTGAAATTAGTTCTAGTTAGTAATTACTTATCACCCTAATACGACCATATAGAAATATCAAGAATTATTCGGCCTTAAAATTAAGTTTTATAAGAAATATGTCCTAATTCAAAGTTCAAACTCATCCAACTTTTAATTCAAACGACGCAAAACTAATCGAAAGCCTTGGGACACGATATTGGAGTGGTAATTAGAGTTTGTAAAAGAAGCTCAATTTGCAATTATAAATACACAAATTGACCAACTTTTTAAGTAAAGTGCAACTTTTTATATCTAAACAGAAATTTAGATCTCAAGCTGATCTATATATTTATCATAATTATGTTTCATGCGTGACAACTTTGaagcaaaaaaaattgaaaacaatcGTTAAAGACAAGGAAAATGTGCCTACTTATCACGATCGATCAAATAGTGCTAGAGGACTAATTAAGCATTAACAGAATAAATTAATCGTAATATCCATATACTGTTGTCGATTAATTAAACGGTGTGGAACTAAAGTAAAGGGCATTAAATTTACTAAATCAATATTAAACAAATGTTCGAATCATTAAGAAATGGAAATAAGACCATGTACATTGGTGCACTTTTTAATTAATCTGaaaaagtttatgattttgCACTTTGCAGTAAAATGCATGTGAATGTGATATGTGTGGAGTCAAGCCTAAAACCTCACAATCTACTAAAATTGGGAAACTTCTGTGAAGCTGAATGtcaaaataattgaatttaatcaaatttaatattaactttttttaatgtagCCGGTCCTTTTGGATAAATCTCCTCTTTCGTGCAATATATacccacataaaaaaaataatggaaaaatatatttagaacattttattttattaaatctttttattagtttttgttTGATTAAGTATTTATAGTTATGCATTTTGTTTCACTAGATTCTTTTATGGTTTTTTATTTCAGTAGGTCATTATActaatgcattttttttatttaagttatTCTTTAATTGGATCTTTATTTAATAGACTTcagaatttaattaactttGCTTgtgttgattaattttttttctaatttattttgaaattaatttagttGATTAAATTCTCAACTCCATTAAATAATTATCCGAccatattaaataaaagtataaaaacttCTTTAATCAAAATTCATTAGTATAACAacctaataaaacaaaaaaaataaatataaacagacttaatggaacaaataaaaatcatacaagggaagaataaaacaaaaaaaattatagaaaattaaaatttattagtaCCGAGACCTCTAGGTGtgttttgccaaaaataaaatttaaaattcaaatgtGACATTCATGTCTAAACTCTAAACCCTTCATATTTGTGAGTATATTATTCTGAATTAAATTGACGGTTGCGTTAGACAAGCATTTTCAATCATATCATATAGCATATGAGACGAGGGTTGTCaagaaaaagacaaaaaaacatTTCAGACTCAGGAAAATGTACAGActgataaaaatattttcttgaaATGAGTTTTGTGATATAATCCATTGAAGTCTTTTCATGTGATATAATAACGGCATGATTAATTATTTGGTGTTTGGGCAGTGCAGTGAGAAAACATACTTGATTGGCCACTAAATCTAAACGATTTTCCTTTGAGAAAGTCAACGGAAATTCTTGGTCTGAAGTTAACTAAAAACACATGATACACCTACTTTATAATAGGATTATGTCGGCACCTTTCGGGTTACTTTCCacgatttttttttatgaaacaaaaCTGTTCAAACTATTGAAGAATGGTGAGCTGAACAACAATAACGAACCACGAAAAGCTCATAGAGAAACCTGCCTTAAATGAACTACCTCAAACAACATAGCTCACTCAAACAGaatgaaacaaaaacaaaaaaaaaaaggtccGAGGGCAACCAAGGTATACATAGACACGACACAACACAACACCTAAAAGAGAAGACACCCAAAATAAAGTGAAGCTGGCAACCAAGGTATACATAGACACGACACGACACAACACAACACCTAAAAGAGAAGACACCCAAAATAAAGTGAAACCAGAcagaaaaaaatcaagaaggaaGTGGACCGCCGTTGAAAAAGTTTGATTACTTGCTTTATATCTACATGGTCATAAATCTAAGACTAAAGTTctaaaatggtccttaacatattacatttttttttattttggtccaaaacattatcttttgaattattcagtccctcacatttgaaatcggatcacatttggtccattttggacggatccgtcaaatttttgacggttttaattaccgggtcacaaatccgtcactaactgggagaaactgatccgtcactaatccgtcactaatccatCACTAACCCGTCACAAATCCGtatcatatatataatatcCTCTACCCCAATGACTCTGTTTCATGAAAGGTTCGACCGAGGAATCCTCTGTTTCAAATCGCATTCCATCTATCTTCTCCTCCGGAGACAAGGATCCCGTTAATCTTCTCCGCTGGAGAGGTGTTTTCATCATTGTTGCGTTCAACTTCTTCTGCTCAGCCTCGAGCGCCCTCACCACACTCTCCAAGCACTCCTCTGCATCTCCGGCCAAGCTCCTCGGCATCAAATTCTCCGCCACTTCCGCCGGCGTCATCTCCACCTCCCCCAACAACCTCTCGATCCTCGGAAACAACTCATGCCACTCCACCCCAACGTAGTTCTTCGCCAAAACCTTAAACCCTTCAAAGCTGCAATACGACAGCTCAATGTGCTTATCCATCCTCCATCTCCTTATCAACGCCGAATCCAACTTCTCCACATAGTTGGTCATGAAAACAATGATTCTCTCTCCTCCACAAGCAGACCACAACCCATCTATGAAATTCAACAGCCCAGAAAGAGTAATTTTGCTGCTCTTCGTCTCATTCTCCTCCATTCCCATCAGCACCTGGTtgttctccttctctctcctcttCACTCTCTGCCCCGTGAGGTCGATTGAGCAGTCAATGTCCTCGATCACGATCACTGCCCTGCTGGAGGTCGCGATCAGGAGCTTCTTCAGCTCCGTGTTGTCCTTTACCGCCGTGAGCTCGAGGTCGTAGACGTAATAGCCCAGGAGGTTCGCCATGGCAGCAATCATGGTGGACTTCCCCGTCTCGGACGGGCCGTGGAGGTGGTAGCCCCGCTTCCACGCCCGCCCGATCTTGTTATAAAACGCCTCCCCCTTGCTGAACGCCAAGAGGGCCTCCACCACCTCCCGCTTATTCgatccctcacatttgaaatcggatcacatttgtgACGGATTAgggacggattagtgacggattagtaaCGGATTTGTGACGAATCAGTTTCTCCCAGATAGTGAtagattagtgacggatttgtgacccggtaattaaaaccgtcaaaaatttgacggaaccgtccaaaatggaccaaatgtgatccgatttcaaatgtgagggaccgaataattcaaaagataatgttttggaccaaaaaaaaaaaaaaacgcaatatgttaaggaccatctTGAGACTTTAGTCTAAATCTAAatccaaagaagaagaagcacgATAGTGTGTTACCCACCCAATCAAAATTTATAATGAAGCAAGAACCTTAAGACCATCTCCaatagtactactccctccgtcccgctttagcagtcccggttgatcaatttcgggtgtcccgctttaggagtcccggttgaactCGGTGCATAAAAATTGATGTCcactacatcaatttatttattacatcatttaaagtgggacccaacctccactaaatcatttatttattacacacttaaaagcaaaaaagtaaaaaagttgtTTGAAAAGTGAGACCCAACCTCCActacatcatttatttattacacactttaATAccccttaaaacatgtgccagactcaaccgggactgctaaagcgggacggagggagtataagttaaAACTTATAGTGTTATACAAAAATGCATCTAATGGTACTGCAAAATCATCCTATATTATAGATTTTTAAGTAAAATATACATATCTTTAGATTTACACTAAAATTATACCAAAACACTTTTCTGATTATTATTTATTGCATTCAAATTCCAAAATCATTCTCTATTTACTAAAATAGGAAAAGGGAAGGAAGAGACATAGAAATTCAAGAAAAAACTTACAGAAGAGAAAAGCAGAGGCTATGGAAAGAAGAGGAAAATaagaaatactagtaataatctaattaattttattaatatttggtTACTTATTGAGTAGAGGGCTAGCCCATATTATCTTTGACTGTATTAGTATAATAACCGTGATTCATAAAAACTAAACAAATTTTCAACCAAATTTCGAGCGGCaaacaaattaaactaaattaaaaatattacacaTTCAGCAAGATCCTActtcatttatttataaatgCAATATACAATATCACAAAAATTAACAATAGATTATTTTAAATTCTTTGCAGTTGCCTTGATGAACGACATTATTTTACATATCAAGATAAAAATCTTTAAAAGCCTTAATATAggattaaaaattattttaattttttcgaaCCACCAACGTATGTGTGGCATGCAAGGAATTATCACGTATATGCAAGTATTGAAGCTTGAAAATCGGAAAGTTGTCTAAAAAAGGGAGAAAATGGTTTGCTACAATATCTATGGTTATAATGTGGAGTGAAATTGGCTATAAAAAGTGTCGTAGTTTTAGACATTTTTCATTGAATGTTGGTCAAAATGGCCGGAAAAGGATCTCTTGTGGTTGTGTTTGTGATTTTGGTGGTGGGAGGTGTGCAGGCTAGGAGGCTTGTTGGAGTTCAGCCTGATGTTTCTAAAAACGAAGGTAACAATGGTGGTGCCAACGATGAAATTGGTGGTGGCGTGGAAGAAAAGGGAGGAGTTGATGGTGGTGTGGGAGCTGGCATTGGTTCCGGTGTAGGATTCGGCAACAACATCAAAGGAGAGAAAAATGCAGGCGGGAAAAAGGGAAGCGACGCTGGTGGTGTTGCTGGAGCTGGCGTGGGTGCTGGTGTTGGGGCTGGAATTGGTGCTGGAGCTGGAGCCAGAGCTGGAACCGGAgtcagagccggagttggagagGGAGCTGGCATGGGTAGTGGAGGCAACAGGAACCGTGGAAGTAAAGATGTAAGTGAGGAAAAACGAGGTGGCACTAGGACTGTCGGAGTTAATGATATTGGTGCGGGTGCTGGTAGGGGAAAAGGTAAGCGTgatgctacattattagacagCAAAATCAGTGACATTGGGTCAGGTGGTGGAGCTGGGGCAGGTGGTGGAGCTGGGGCTGGTGGCGGATTTGGGGGCGGCATAGGTGGTGGTATTAGTGGTGGAGCTGGGGCTGGTGGTGGAGCTGGAGCAGGTGGTGGAGCTGGAGATAATGCTGGAGCTGGAGCTGGGGCTGGTGGTGGAGGTAATGCTGGAGCTGGAGCTGGTGGTGGAGCTGGAGGTAATGCTGGAGCTGGAGCTGGTGGTGGAGCTAGAGCTGGGGGAGGAATAAGTGGTGGTATTAGGGGTGGAtttggtggaggtggaaatgTAGGTGATGGAGCTGGTGCTGGAGCTAATGGTGGAGCTGGAGCTAATGGTGGAGCTGGAGCTAACGGTGGAGCTGGAGCTAACGGTGGAATCAGTGGTGGTGTTAGTGGAGGTGGAGGAATAGGAGGTGGCGCTGGTGCTGGTGGCGCTGGTGCTGGTGGTGCTGGTGCAGGAACTCAGGGCCGTGCTGGTTGATTCAACTGAACAAACCACCGCTCTAAAGAGTTTCACATATTTTTCCCTTTAGTTATGTATTTCCCTAAGTAGTCATTTTATaacctttttttttgttgagaTAAATGCATTTACTTGCAACCTCGATTTGGAACAAAAATTTCAGTTCTATTTCTGATGTAATGTTGTACCAGTGGTAGTAATAAAATGTTCTTGTCAAATCCTGCGACTTAGCCATCTATCTATACAATGatactattataaatatgttactatgaaactatatatatatatagatgatcaaaataaaaaatgcatttaaatccagaaatgcagcccaaatcttggccttaggattagatgatctaatggtcaataattaaccaaaaacacagaaggtcataattaaccaattttaggtcatattataatatttgagtttaatgtaggtcatgctttgttagcatgacctaaaaattaactaactatgacctaaaagtgccct is a window of Salvia splendens isolate huo1 chromosome 3, SspV2, whole genome shotgun sequence DNA encoding:
- the LOC121796888 gene encoding AAA-ATPase At3g28580-like; the encoded protein is MSFIKREVVEALLAFSKGEAFYNKIGRAWKRGYHLHGPSETGKSTMIAAMANLLGYYVYDLELTAVKDNTELKKLLIATSSRAVIVIEDIDCSIDLTGQRVKRREKENNQVLMGMEENETKSSKITLSGLLNFIDGLWSACGGERIIVFMTNYVEKLDSALIRRWRMDKHIELSYCSFEGFKVLAKNYVGVEWHELFPRIERLLGEVEMTPAEVAENLMPRSLAGDAEECLESVVRALEAEQKKLNATMMKTPLQRRRLTGSLSPEEKIDGMRFETEDSSVEPFMKQSHWGRGYYIYDTDL
- the LOC121796889 gene encoding glycine-rich cell wall structural protein-like, whose translation is MAGKGSLVVVFVILVVGGVQARRLVGVQPDVSKNEGNNGGANDEIGGGVEEKGGVDGGVGAGIGSGVGFGNNIKGEKNAGGKKGSDAGGVAGAGVGAGVGAGIGAGAGARAGTGVRAGVGEGAGMGSGGNRNRGSKDVSEEKRGGTRTVGVNDIGAGAGRGKGKRDATLLDSKISDIGSGGGAGAGGGAGAGGGFGGGIGGGISGGAGAGGGAGAGGGAGDNAGAGAGAGGGGNAGAGAGGGAGGNAGAGAGGGARAGGGISGGIRGGFGGGGNVGDGAGAGANGGAGANGGAGANGGAGANGGISGGVSGGGGIGGGAGAGGAGAGGAGAGTQGRAG